One segment of Osmerus mordax isolate fOsmMor3 chromosome 28, fOsmMor3.pri, whole genome shotgun sequence DNA contains the following:
- the rflna gene encoding refilin-A has protein sequence MVGHLHLQAMDDSLKGKNREGLLDSPDSGLPPSPSPPFYSLSPGLLESRSGSCTTPVENHGYYKKESKEGKLLPYLLLNATGTDPRVRMYPVFFGESIEVNPKPEQKIKCNSQVKYDSDKHYRDQVYCAPVPTVTSYSETVVAVQNCTWRSFKSQVYLEPRQRPLHYQSTTIIYPKHAKNTYRTTLSYNATGSRRWFVSTVQLESSEDASPCIIYTEDL, from the exons ATGGTGGGGCACCTACATTTACAAGCTATGGATGATAGTCTGAAAGGAAAGAATCGGGAAGGACTGCTTGACAGTCCGGATTCGGGATTACCACCAAGTCCAAGTCCGCCCTTCTATTCACTGTCTCCTGGTCTGCTCGAATCCCGCTCGGGGAGTTGTACGACTCCTGTTGAAAATCATGGATACTACAAAAAGGAGAGCAAGGAAGGCAAACTG CTGCCGTACCTCCTCCTGAACGCCACGGGGACAGACCCCAGGGTGCGCATGTACCCCGTCTTTTTTGGCGAGAGCATCGAGGTCAACCCCAAACCTGAGCAGAAAATCAA gtgCAACTCTCAGGTGAAGTACGACTCGGACAAACACTACCGGGACCAGGTGTACTGCGCTCCCGTTCCCACGGTGACCTCCTACAGCGAGACGGTGGTGGCGGTGCAGAACTGCACCTGGCGTAGCTTCAAGTCGCAGGTGTACCTGGAGCCACGTCAGAGGCCCCTGCACTACCAGAGCACCACCATCATCTACCCCAAACACGCCAAGAACACGTATCGCACCACCCTCAGCTACAACGCCACGGGGTCCCGCCGCTGGTTCGTGTCCACGGTGCAGCTGGAGTCCAGCGAAGACGCCAGTCCTTGTATCATCTACACGGAGGACCTGTAG